Part of the Cloacibacterium caeni genome is shown below.
CGTTTTGATGCTCGCTGGGTCTTTCGGTACTGCTTTAGTCTTTGGCATCACCGGTTTTTTAACTTCCGTTACCGTCTTTGTTTTTGCAGCGGTAATTTCAGGTTTCTTACCCGTAGTTTTTTTAACTACGGTGGCCTTTTTAGGAGCGGGCGCGGATTTGGCCGCCGTTTTTTTCTCAGTAACGGTTTTCTTCACCAAGGTCATACCGCAAATGGGGCAGTTACCGGGTGCTGATTTCACGACCTGCGGATGCATCGGGCAGGTGTACACGGTTTTGGTGCTCTGTGAATAACTGTTTATGGACATTGCCATAAATAGGAAGAGCGAAAATATATATTTCATCCTGTGATTATTTAATTTTTAACAAACTTGCATTAAGTGCGACCACGATGGTGCTTACACTCATCAGCACTGCGCCCATGGCGGGACTCAGGACAAATGTAGGATACAGAACACCCGCAGCAAGTGGAATAGCCACGACGTTGTAGCCCACTGCCCATACGAGATTCTGGATCATCTTGCTGTAGGTTTTCTTTCCAAAATCTATCATTTTCACCACGTCTCGAGGGTCACTGTTGACCAGAATAATATCTGCGGTTTCGGCAGCAACATCAGTTCCGCTGCCAACTGCAATGCCTACATCTGCTGCTGCCAAAGCCGGTGCATCATTTACGCCGTCACCTGTCATGGCAACGATTTCTCCTTTATCCTGAAATTCTTTTACTTTTTCCTGTTTGTGGTGCGGAAGTACATTTGCCAAATATCCGTCCATTCCTAACTGCTTTGACACCGCCGCCGCTACCTTTTCGTTATCACCTGTAAGCAGGAATGATTTAATGTTCATGCTTCGAAGTTGGTCAATAGCTTCTTTTGCGCCTTCGCGAATGGTATCTGCTAAAGAAACAATACCCACGGGCACGTCATCAATCAAAATAAAGTTCACTGTTTCTGCATCCTGGTTGATTTCTTCCGGAATGGCAGGTACCTGTTTATTGTTTTGAACAAAATAATTAGGACCAGCCGCGACAACCGATTTACCGTTTACGATTCCTGTCACTCCAATTCCCTGCATGTAGCGGAAATTGTATGACTTCCATAGCTCCAGTTTTTTCTCGGAAAGGGTCTGCATGATTCCTTTTGCAATGTGATGTTCGGAGTTCTGCTGCACTGCTGCTGCATACTGGAGTAAATCGTTTTCCGAATAGTGTTCCGTTAGAGGAATGATTTTCTGCACAGTGTGGGAACCTTTCGTAAGGGTGCCGGTTTTATCGAAAATAATGGTCGATAATTTTCTGGTGGTTTCAAAAGCCGTGCGGTTTCTGATGAGTAAACCATTTGTCGCTGAAAGTGTAGTGGAAATGGCCACCACCAGAGGGATTGCCACTCCTAAAGCATGAGGGCAAGCCGTTACCATTACCGTTACCATCCGTTCCAGAGCAAAAGCCAAATCTCCCATGGTGATGTACCAGTAAGCGAAAGTTCCTACTCCCAACACAATTGCTACTATAGTAAGCCATTTGGCTACTTTATCCGCCAGATTCTGAGTGTTCGATTTTGCTGCCTGCGCATCCTGAACCAAATTAATGACCTTATTGAGGTACGAATCCTTTCCAACCCCTGTTGCTTTTATCTTTAAAGCCCCGTCTCCATTGATAGACCCTGCGATAACCTTTCCACCGGACTCTTTTCTTACAGGAACACTTTCTCCGGTCAGCATGCTTTCATTTAAATAGGAACTGCCCTCGACAATCAGACCGTCAGCGGCGACTTTTTCGCCCGGTCTTATGATTACGGTATCTCCGTTTTTCAGCTGTTCCAGTTTTATTTTAACCGGACTTCCGTTATGCTCGACGGTTACGTCATTTGGTAGTAAGGCAACTAGAGATTGCAACGCTTTTGAAGCTGCCATCTGTGAACGCATTTCGAGCCAATGACCCAGAAGCATGATGACAATTAGGGTGGCGAGCTCCCAAAAGAAATCCATGCCCGGCAGCCCGAATACGACGGCAACGGAATAGACATAAGCTACGGTAATCGCCAAAGCAACGAGCGTCATCATCCCAATAGCTCCGGCTTTCACTTCGCCCAAAAACCCTTTGAAAAAAGGCATTCCACCGTAGAAATAAATAATACTTCCTAAAACCAACAGCACGTATTTATCGCCTGGAAAAGCTATGGTGAAACCAAGCCACTGCTGAATCATATGTGAAAGCAGCAGCACCGGAACAGAAAGCACCAGTGTAATCCAGAATCTTTTTAGAAAATCCGGAGTATGATGACCTGCATGTTTGTCAAATCCCGCCGCTGAACTATCAGATTCTGAGTGATGACCATGATTCTGATGATGATGGCTGTGTTCGTCTTTTTCAGCTCGGGCGGTTCCTCCTAAAGGAATTAAATTCATTCCGCATAGTGGACATTTCCCCGGTTGGTCCTTCAAAATTTGGGGATGCATGGGACAGGTGTATTTTTTCATAATTCAATTTTTTTGCGTTAAATTCTGCTATTTGAGATTACTTCCGGGTTTGAAGTTCCTTAATTTTCGCCCTCATGACGGCAATTTCTTCCTCCTGTGCTTTGATAATTTCCTCGCCCAACTTTCTCACTTCCGGATCGACCAGATTACTTTCTTCGACCATAAGAATAGCCCCTGCATGGTGTGGAATCATGGACTTTAGAAACTGGACATCTCCCACGGCTGTCTGCTGCCGGATCCCGGACCAAAACAGCACCATCATCAGCACTCCGAGGCCCATAAGGATTTTATTGAGTTTTTTGTTGGGATACATCTTCCCCATTAACAGCAGTTCGATGATTAACATAGGAGAAGCCATCAGGCCTGCCATATATAACTGGTTTATGTTTGGAATTACATTAGCCAGCTTGTCCACCATCGCATACATTAGTATAAACATTGAAATAAAGGAAATCAGAAGCATCCAAAATAACTTTTTGTACGCGCCGCCGTGATCCATTTGTCCATTTTTTTGTTCTGAATCCATATCGTGTGCGGAATGAGTTTTCCCCGAAGCGCTATGGTCCGGAGAAACTTTGTGGCTGTGCTTTGAATTGTTCATTAAATTGGTTTTTAATTTAGCTACATGTAAAACAACAGATCTTTAACAACATTTTCTGTCCTGTTGGACAGGTGGACACGGCACTGTCCCGTAACTGCAATATACACAGCAATCGCCCTGTTTTGGTTTTAAAACGGTCTTACATTTTTTGCATTCGTAGAAATATTGGCAGGAATCTGTAGGCATTGTTTCCTCTTCCCTGTGTCCGCAATTGGGACAAGTGACTATTGACTGTAATTTAACTGTACTCATCTGTTTAATTATTTATTATGGTTTTTCACGACCAATGGTTTCCAATTGATATTCTTTCTTGGCGGTTACTACATACCCGGTACCGTTTATGGCGTTTTCGATTTCATCAATGTTTGTTTTTGAATCATCAAATTTCACAACTGCATTTTTGTTTTCGTACGAAGCGTCTGAACTTATAATTCCCGTCAGTTTATTTACTTCGCTATTGACATGTTCACCACAGCTTGCGCAGGTCATTCCACTAATTGTAAATTCTATTTCCCGGATATTAGATTGATCTACTATTATAATTTGCTTTTCTGTTGTTGGATAAAAAATTCCTGAATAGTATGGGAAGGCAAGCATCACGACAGCGAAAAGGGTTATAATCCCCAAAAACATTTTGGACTGCGTGAACGGTATTTTCTCATCTTTCTCACAGCTACAGTCTAATTGTTTTTTAGGTTTTAATTTAAGATACCAGGCAAAACCAAGAACAAAAATTGTTAACCCGATTAAATAAGGCCGTAAAGGTTCGAGCCAGGAAAAAGTTGTAGCTAGGCCGCTTGTTCCTGCAATGAAGGCTAATAATGGTGTAATGCAACATAATGAGGCGGTGAAGGCGGCCAGCAGACCTGTGCTGATTAATTTTTTGTCTGTTTTCATTTTGTTTTTAAGGTTTAATTTTCACTTTTGAAGTTTTCATGTTTTAAAGTTCAAGTTCGGACTGAAAAAACTGCATCACTATTTTTTGTTGCTCTGTGGTTAAGTCTGCATCATGATGAAATAAAAGATAAGATTTCAAAGGCATTTCGTCTTTCTCAATCTGCCTGATGATGCTTTTTATTTTTGCTTTTTTACGTCTTTTTGAATAGTTATTGAACTCATCAAAATTGAGTTCTTCTTTGCCTTTTGTAATATGCTGCGCCATAAACCACGCGCCGGGCTGCAATTCTGAATACCAGGGATAGCGGGTATTATTGGAATGACAGTCGTAACAGGAAACTTTAAGGATTGCAGCCACGTTGGCGGGCACCTTTTCGGTTTTTTCAAAACTTTGACCTGGCGGAACGGTGGAGACATTACGCTCCACCGGTATGACCTGAATGACTAAAACAATAGCCACCACTAGCACCGCCAGCCAGCCTATCATATTCAATTTTCTCATATTACATGGTGCTCATATCGTGACCCGCCATGGGATCAACCCCTTTCTTGAATATGTATTCACTGTTCAGCAGATAGGCCCCGGAAACCACTACTTCGTCCCCCGCCTTAATTCCGGATGTGATTTCTATTC
Proteins encoded:
- the merTP gene encoding mercuric transport protein MerTP encodes the protein MKTDKKLISTGLLAAFTASLCCITPLLAFIAGTSGLATTFSWLEPLRPYLIGLTIFVLGFAWYLKLKPKKQLDCSCEKDEKIPFTQSKMFLGIITLFAVVMLAFPYYSGIFYPTTEKQIIIVDQSNIREIEFTISGMTCASCGEHVNSEVNKLTGIISSDASYENKNAVVKFDDSKTNIDEIENAINGTGYVVTAKKEYQLETIGREKP
- a CDS encoding heme-binding domain-containing protein, with the translated sequence MRKLNMIGWLAVLVVAIVLVIQVIPVERNVSTVPPGQSFEKTEKVPANVAAILKVSCYDCHSNNTRYPWYSELQPGAWFMAQHITKGKEELNFDEFNNYSKRRKKAKIKSIIRQIEKDEMPLKSYLLFHHDADLTTEQQKIVMQFFQSELEL
- a CDS encoding GDCCVxC domain-containing (seleno)protein is translated as MSTVKLQSIVTCPNCGHREEETMPTDSCQYFYECKKCKTVLKPKQGDCCVYCSYGTVPCPPVQQDRKCC
- a CDS encoding DUF305 domain-containing protein → MNNSKHSHKVSPDHSASGKTHSAHDMDSEQKNGQMDHGGAYKKLFWMLLISFISMFILMYAMVDKLANVIPNINQLYMAGLMASPMLIIELLLMGKMYPNKKLNKILMGLGVLMMVLFWSGIRQQTAVGDVQFLKSMIPHHAGAILMVEESNLVDPEVRKLGEEIIKAQEEEIAVMRAKIKELQTRK
- a CDS encoding heavy metal translocating P-type ATPase yields the protein MKKYTCPMHPQILKDQPGKCPLCGMNLIPLGGTARAEKDEHSHHHQNHGHHSESDSSAAGFDKHAGHHTPDFLKRFWITLVLSVPVLLLSHMIQQWLGFTIAFPGDKYVLLVLGSIIYFYGGMPFFKGFLGEVKAGAIGMMTLVALAITVAYVYSVAVVFGLPGMDFFWELATLIVIMLLGHWLEMRSQMAASKALQSLVALLPNDVTVEHNGSPVKIKLEQLKNGDTVIIRPGEKVAADGLIVEGSSYLNESMLTGESVPVRKESGGKVIAGSINGDGALKIKATGVGKDSYLNKVINLVQDAQAAKSNTQNLADKVAKWLTIVAIVLGVGTFAYWYITMGDLAFALERMVTVMVTACPHALGVAIPLVVAISTTLSATNGLLIRNRTAFETTRKLSTIIFDKTGTLTKGSHTVQKIIPLTEHYSENDLLQYAAAVQQNSEHHIAKGIMQTLSEKKLELWKSYNFRYMQGIGVTGIVNGKSVVAAGPNYFVQNNKQVPAIPEEINQDAETVNFILIDDVPVGIVSLADTIREGAKEAIDQLRSMNIKSFLLTGDNEKVAAAVSKQLGMDGYLANVLPHHKQEKVKEFQDKGEIVAMTGDGVNDAPALAAADVGIAVGSGTDVAAETADIILVNSDPRDVVKMIDFGKKTYSKMIQNLVWAVGYNVVAIPLAAGVLYPTFVLSPAMGAVLMSVSTIVVALNASLLKIK